A single genomic interval of Paenibacillus macerans harbors:
- a CDS encoding DUF2997 domain-containing protein, with the protein MDEKIQIRICPDGRIEAETLGITGEKCKDVIGLLEELLDAEVVETTLKPEFYETDGLKIRETLRREE; encoded by the coding sequence ATGGATGAAAAAATACAAATCCGGATATGTCCCGATGGCCGGATCGAAGCGGAGACGCTGGGCATCACAGGAGAGAAATGTAAGGATGTGATCGGGCTGCTTGAAGAACTGCTGGATGCCGAAGTGGTGGAGACCACTTTGAAGCCGGAGTTTTACGAAACGGATGGGTTAAAGATACGCGAAACGTTAAGGCGGGAGGAATAA
- a CDS encoding WXG100 family type VII secretion target — MYSTSEIRSAARRTAQGEADLRKTEKQLGSHVQETSSWWKGKAGTAFKEDYTGKTRNEINRLCAEIRDIESGLERLAREVQIADDRRRAEAAKKAFKR; from the coding sequence GTGTATTCAACGAGTGAAATCCGTTCGGCCGCGAGAAGAACGGCCCAAGGAGAAGCGGACTTGAGAAAGACCGAGAAACAGCTGGGCTCCCATGTGCAGGAGACGTCTTCCTGGTGGAAAGGCAAGGCCGGGACTGCGTTCAAGGAGGATTATACAGGAAAAACCAGGAATGAAATCAACCGGTTGTGTGCGGAGATCCGCGATATAGAGTCGGGGCTGGAACGGCTGGCCCGAGAAGTCCAGATCGCCGATGACCGGCGCAGGGCCGAGGCGGCCAAAAAAGCGTTTAAGAGATAA
- a CDS encoding Mbeg1-like protein produces MAELSESQLILLDNLIYLKGVANSRDKTVGEIVDDLLNNNKLSLSKDPRTGKYPGSMSRDEWIGILKNIERDPQLKGLTVLHGDPGFVYDENGKIVQHKQTPLEVGARMATFVDLETDEAVVVFRGTSGDAEWHDNGTGGYLTDTEMQQRALAYIEQLPYNNITVTGHSKGGNKAQYVGILSDKVKRVVSLDGQGFSKDFIEKYKDLIEANKHKITSISASDDPVNSLLIPVAGTIKYIQTSDPDNPLDIFYYHKPNIVLNEKGELNDETEQGAVSKFLNDFTIYASTTMQEPFRSYVLDGLLALKESGQEGTPKESLTQSIISAVIALSHLDDFALSKVSDKYGNFAELVAAALGTAVFPYIFIDDLLHSVWKNLNDLKDYVVAKVKQFGDWLNDTMDAASKKFKEFGEHIGAAFLTFAQQIKNGWGAMVQGINNFFADLRQAGEAVMQKLNRFMDKFSQGVQNFCNWIAEGTRKAIEAAKNAWNSSVDKVKSWFGDVKESISNKVGELKDGIKHVAEMTREGFRKFIDASVTKAKEIGNWLVTKLDQARKTAIEIGAKVSAAFTAMADKLKAGWESVKTGMANLAGNIKETAVRVAEAMARFAQTLSRAVKSFCDKIVAAYKRMMEGLKQGWDNLVGNITTLFSKATNLIRQEVDEFKDNVNSAVSMARDKVTDLGKQTIKRIKGFTGKVVKGLSKISGGLLMVSVNRLTDLQTKFKRTDDDVVSTTSRIVNDAERIASNVSRAYSESNVQSQVRQLQRAIDDVRNRRNQVAAEMQRKIRSLAMARDQYVRIERMLKSNMGNLT; encoded by the coding sequence ATGGCGGAATTAAGCGAAAGCCAATTAATACTCCTCGATAACCTAATTTATTTAAAAGGTGTTGCAAATAGCAGGGACAAAACAGTAGGCGAAATTGTTGATGATTTGCTGAATAATAACAAATTATCTTTAAGCAAGGATCCAAGGACGGGAAAATATCCCGGCTCGATGTCCAGAGATGAATGGATTGGCATTCTTAAAAATATTGAACGGGATCCACAGCTAAAGGGGTTAACTGTCTTGCATGGGGACCCCGGCTTTGTTTATGACGAAAACGGAAAGATCGTTCAGCATAAGCAGACTCCACTGGAAGTGGGGGCACGCATGGCAACCTTTGTTGATTTGGAGACAGACGAAGCTGTTGTCGTCTTCCGCGGCACCTCAGGAGACGCCGAGTGGCATGACAACGGTACGGGCGGATATTTAACCGATACCGAGATGCAGCAGCGCGCTTTGGCATATATTGAACAATTGCCCTATAACAACATCACGGTAACCGGCCACTCCAAGGGAGGCAATAAGGCCCAGTATGTAGGGATTCTTTCAGATAAGGTGAAACGAGTCGTATCCTTGGATGGCCAAGGGTTTTCCAAAGATTTTATTGAGAAATACAAAGATTTAATAGAAGCAAATAAGCATAAGATTACTTCAATTTCTGCTAGTGATGATCCTGTAAACAGCTTGCTTATTCCGGTTGCCGGGACGATTAAGTACATTCAAACGAGCGATCCCGACAATCCACTCGACATATTTTACTACCATAAGCCAAACATTGTTTTGAATGAAAAAGGCGAGTTAAATGATGAAACGGAACAAGGAGCAGTTTCGAAATTTTTAAATGATTTTACGATTTATGCCAGTACAACTATGCAAGAACCGTTCCGCAGTTATGTGCTCGACGGTTTGCTGGCATTAAAGGAGAGCGGTCAGGAGGGAACGCCCAAGGAAAGTTTAACGCAATCGATTATTAGCGCAGTTATAGCTTTAAGTCACTTGGATGATTTTGCTCTTTCCAAAGTATCGGACAAATACGGAAATTTTGCCGAACTCGTTGCCGCAGCTCTCGGCACAGCTGTTTTTCCATACATTTTTATTGATGACTTGCTGCATTCAGTTTGGAAAAATTTGAATGACTTAAAAGATTATGTGGTTGCAAAGGTCAAGCAATTTGGAGATTGGCTTAATGATACGATGGATGCTGCATCCAAAAAATTCAAGGAGTTTGGGGAGCATATCGGTGCTGCGTTCTTGACTTTTGCCCAGCAAATTAAAAATGGTTGGGGCGCTATGGTCCAAGGTATTAATAACTTTTTCGCGGATCTCAGACAAGCCGGGGAAGCCGTAATGCAGAAGTTAAACCGGTTTATGGACAAATTCTCTCAGGGAGTCCAAAATTTCTGCAACTGGATTGCCGAAGGCACCAGGAAGGCGATCGAAGCCGCCAAAAATGCCTGGAACAGTTCCGTCGATAAGGTAAAAAGCTGGTTCGGGGACGTGAAAGAGAGCATTTCCAATAAAGTGGGCGAACTGAAAGACGGGATAAAGCATGTAGCCGAAATGACCCGGGAAGGCTTCCGTAAATTTATTGACGCGTCGGTAACCAAAGCGAAGGAGATCGGGAATTGGCTCGTTACCAAATTGGATCAGGCCCGGAAGACGGCGATTGAGATCGGCGCCAAAGTCAGCGCCGCCTTTACGGCGATGGCGGATAAACTGAAGGCGGGTTGGGAGAGCGTCAAAACCGGCATGGCAAATTTGGCCGGGAACATCAAAGAAACCGCCGTTCGGGTTGCCGAGGCGATGGCGCGTTTTGCCCAAACGTTGAGCCGGGCGGTTAAAAGCTTCTGCGATAAAATTGTTGCCGCCTATAAACGGATGATGGAAGGCCTGAAACAAGGCTGGGATAACCTCGTCGGCAATATCACTACGCTTTTCAGCAAAGCGACAAATTTGATCCGTCAGGAAGTTGATGAATTTAAAGACAACGTGAATTCGGCGGTAAGCATGGCCAGGGACAAAGTGACGGATTTGGGGAAACAGACCATTAAGAGAATCAAGGGATTTACGGGCAAAGTCGTAAAGGGATTGTCCAAAATTTCCGGCGGGCTTCTCATGGTCAGCGTAAATCGGCTTACCGACCTGCAGACCAAATTTAAAAGAACGGACGACGATGTTGTTTCCACAACCAGCCGAATCGTCAACGATGCGGAACGGATCGCGTCGAACGTCTCGCGCGCTTATAGCGAGTCTAACGTGCAGAGTCAAGTTCGCCAGCTGCAAAGGGCGATCGACGATGTAAGGAACCGCCGCAATCAAGTCGCTGCCGAAATGCAGCGGAAAATCCGTTCCCTCGCCATGGCGCGGGATCAATACGTGAGGATCGAACGAATGTTGAAGAGTAATATGGGGAATCTGACGTAA
- a CDS encoding glycoside hydrolase family 64 protein — MTKKWLQRSSVLFIAFLLSFTMNTSSMNVSAAEDFTRGVDVSGNNVTLWFKSKVDTTWVDVHYKVNSGVQQNLRMTYNAGAGRYEQFVDSAAGAVIEYFFTYNNGTPAYDTTTFTYRGAGQTDPTNPTNPTNPTNPTNPTDPTDPTDPTGDSIYSIPASSIPNPTGGGVSLKVMNGTGGAYADDQIYWGVIGKNPANGQWSYLNLSGQLVPISTALNDAPGHLTKNGANYANIYHKVSSASWVNLPKITSGRLFLSVGSPLYIRTFDDGFAGPDLNNPTDPNLDVYFDFAEFTVDDAGYHGNTTRVDQFGFPIQHRLVNKAGNYDRTVGEFEAETRSGLFAKYRNEVPAEFKSLGTLQAPYRIVSPMIGPFKPGGAYENYFAGYSSISTRDILLGIGGASDPQVCAALNRHVFTASDWNDVSQYYKAAPANYYAKFWHDHSIDGLAYGFAYDDVNGQAAYLEVSDPKGVIVRVGW, encoded by the coding sequence ATGACAAAAAAATGGCTTCAGCGCAGCTCCGTTTTGTTCATCGCTTTTCTTTTATCCTTTACTATGAATACCTCTTCTATGAACGTCTCGGCAGCGGAGGATTTTACTCGGGGTGTTGACGTATCCGGCAACAACGTGACTTTATGGTTCAAGTCAAAGGTCGATACGACGTGGGTGGATGTCCATTATAAGGTGAATTCGGGCGTTCAGCAAAATCTCAGAATGACTTACAACGCCGGAGCCGGAAGATACGAGCAATTCGTCGATTCGGCCGCCGGAGCCGTGATTGAATATTTCTTCACTTATAATAACGGCACTCCGGCTTATGACACAACGACCTTCACCTATCGAGGCGCGGGGCAAACGGACCCAACGAACCCAACGAACCCAACGAACCCAACGAACCCAACGAACCCAACGGACCCAACGGACCCAACGGACCCAACAGGCGACTCGATCTACTCGATCCCGGCTTCTTCGATTCCCAATCCTACAGGCGGCGGGGTTAGCCTCAAAGTCATGAACGGCACCGGCGGGGCCTATGCCGACGATCAAATTTATTGGGGAGTTATCGGCAAAAATCCGGCCAACGGCCAATGGAGTTACTTGAATTTGTCCGGACAGCTCGTGCCCATTTCCACCGCTTTAAACGATGCCCCAGGCCACTTAACGAAAAATGGCGCCAATTATGCCAACATCTATCACAAGGTCAGCAGCGCTTCCTGGGTTAATCTTCCCAAGATCACTTCAGGCAGATTGTTCCTTAGCGTAGGTTCTCCTTTGTATATTAGAACCTTTGACGACGGCTTCGCCGGTCCGGATCTCAACAATCCTACCGATCCCAACCTCGATGTCTATTTTGACTTCGCCGAATTTACGGTGGATGATGCCGGATATCACGGGAACACAACAAGGGTCGATCAGTTCGGCTTCCCGATTCAGCACCGCTTGGTCAACAAGGCGGGAAATTACGACCGGACCGTAGGCGAGTTTGAAGCGGAAACCCGTTCCGGCCTGTTTGCAAAATATCGGAATGAAGTGCCTGCCGAGTTCAAATCGCTGGGAACCTTGCAGGCGCCCTACCGGATCGTCAGCCCTATGATCGGGCCGTTTAAGCCCGGTGGAGCCTATGAAAACTATTTTGCCGGCTACTCTAGCATCTCCACCCGCGACATCCTGCTCGGCATCGGCGGCGCCAGCGATCCTCAAGTTTGCGCGGCGCTCAACCGGCATGTATTTACGGCTTCCGATTGGAACGATGTCAGCCAATATTATAAGGCTGCACCGGCCAACTATTATGCAAAATTTTGGCATGATCACAGCATCGACGGGCTGGCCTACGGCTTTGCCTACGATGACGTAAACGGGCAAGCCGCTTACCTGGAAGTCAGCGATCCCAAAGGTGTGATCGTTAGAGTAGGCTGGTAG
- a CDS encoding glycosyl hydrolase family 18 protein, with translation MRNHKKKFSFLVVLALLISLFTPLGFNAQVSQAAADQAAAAADSGRVLLASAYPAWDSGKVYLAGDIVSYNGQDYKAKWWTQGDTPGASEVWELITPSDGTYPAWNSSTAYVGGNIVSYNGQLYKAKWWTQGETPGASDVWELIGGNPDPTDPTDPTDPTDPTNPTDPTDPPLPGGFKVVGYYPSWEPGKINTIQYHNLTHINYAFAIPTSEGGLLPLENAGAASQIIETAHANDVKVLLAIGGWSYNGTPLENTFMAATNTPEKIKKFGDAIVAMAKQYGFDGVDMDWEHPRTDGSSKQQYEDLMVYLSKELKKQNMLLTSAVLSGVTPEGVVYWDAAAHTDKVINAVDWFNVMAYDGGDGIRHSTYEFAVLSGKYWKETRKMPAEKVVLGVPFYGRPSWASYAAILQANPKAYNTDVSMINGMEAYYNGIPTIKKKTQFALEQLGGIMAWELTQDTTDTSKSLLQAIGDTVRAYNK, from the coding sequence ATGAGGAATCATAAGAAGAAATTCTCTTTTTTAGTCGTGTTGGCATTATTGATTTCACTTTTCACTCCACTAGGGTTTAACGCGCAGGTATCCCAAGCGGCAGCCGATCAAGCTGCGGCCGCGGCCGATAGCGGCCGGGTTTTGCTGGCCAGTGCCTATCCGGCATGGGACAGCGGCAAAGTTTATCTCGCCGGAGACATCGTCTCCTATAACGGTCAGGATTACAAGGCCAAATGGTGGACTCAAGGCGACACCCCCGGTGCATCGGAGGTGTGGGAGCTGATTACCCCATCGGATGGCACCTATCCGGCATGGAACAGCAGTACGGCCTATGTTGGCGGAAATATCGTTTCTTACAACGGTCAACTGTACAAAGCCAAATGGTGGACGCAAGGGGAGACCCCCGGCGCCTCGGACGTTTGGGAACTGATCGGGGGCAATCCCGATCCGACGGACCCCACGGATCCAACCGATCCGACCGATCCTACCAACCCAACCGACCCGACGGATCCGCCTCTTCCAGGCGGCTTTAAAGTTGTGGGGTACTACCCGAGTTGGGAACCCGGCAAGATCAATACGATTCAATACCATAACCTGACGCATATCAATTATGCGTTTGCTATTCCGACCAGTGAAGGCGGGCTTCTGCCGCTGGAGAATGCCGGTGCCGCCAGCCAAATTATTGAGACGGCTCATGCCAACGATGTGAAGGTTTTGCTTGCGATAGGCGGCTGGTCTTACAACGGAACCCCGCTGGAGAACACCTTCATGGCGGCGACCAATACGCCGGAGAAGATTAAAAAGTTCGGCGACGCCATCGTCGCGATGGCCAAGCAATACGGCTTTGACGGCGTGGATATGGACTGGGAGCACCCGCGAACGGACGGTTCAAGCAAGCAGCAGTATGAAGATTTGATGGTGTACTTAAGCAAGGAGCTTAAAAAACAAAATATGCTTCTCACTTCCGCCGTCCTCAGCGGCGTGACTCCGGAAGGCGTAGTATACTGGGATGCGGCGGCTCACACCGACAAGGTTATCAATGCGGTGGACTGGTTTAATGTCATGGCTTATGACGGGGGCGACGGCATCAGACATTCCACCTATGAATTTGCCGTGCTTAGCGGAAAGTATTGGAAGGAAACGAGAAAAATGCCCGCGGAAAAAGTCGTTTTGGGCGTTCCTTTCTACGGCAGACCTTCGTGGGCTTCCTATGCCGCTATTTTGCAAGCCAACCCCAAAGCCTATAATACAGACGTTTCTATGATCAACGGGATGGAAGCTTACTATAATGGAATTCCGACCATTAAGAAGAAGACCCAATTTGCCCTGGAGCAGCTTGGCGGCATTATGGCCTGGGAGCTGACCCAGGACACCACCGATACCAGCAAAAGTTTGCTGCAGGCCATCGGCGATACCGTAAGAGCCTATAATAAATAG
- a CDS encoding discoidin domain-containing protein yields the protein MKKYWVWLSIVALLVGAALLPLGSSAVQAAEGANLALGKANAASGHNDVYVAANAFDNDQNTYWESTNNAFPQWIQTDLGSKTSIDRVVLKLPAGWEPRTQTLSVQGSDDGASFSSIVDSAKYTFDPAAANTVEIDFAAVTTRYVRIHVTANTGWPAAQFSEVEVYGSENGGGDPDPGSDPGEEPGDGTNLAAGKPIEASSATFNYVAANANDDNINTYWEGNGHPSTLTVDLGANANLSSVVIKLNPSSIWGTRAQTIQVLGREQGSPTFTNLVSEAKYTFNPATKNTVKIPVSGTASSVQLRFTANSGAPGGQVAEFQVFGVPAANPDLTVTDLSWTPSNPRETDAVTLTATVKNIGTGPSPATDVGFYLNGTLAGTSPVKALDAGAVAKVSLIAGAKTAASYSVSAKADPRNSVIELDETNNEYTNPTALVITPVASSDLVGTVSWTPSTPASGNAVSFHVNLKNQGTIATADGAHEVTLTLKNAAGATLQTLNGAYQGILAAGADADIAIPGTWTAADGNYTIQLTVAPDKNETAGKRENNTSSASLAVYAQRGASMPYFRYDTDEAVRGGGAVLKSAPTFDQALTASEASGQKYVALPSSGSYLEWKVKPGQGGDGVTMRFTMPDSSDGMGQSGSLDVYVNGAKVKAVPLTSYYSWQYFSSDQPGDTPGVGRPLFRFDEVHWKLDTPLKPGDTIRIQKGNDNIEYGVDFIEVEQVPDPIARPANAVSVTDYGAVANDGKDDLNAFKAAVNAAVAEGKTLYIPKGTFHLGGMWEIGSASKMIDDLKVMGAGIWHTNLQFTNPDRASGGISLRISGQLDFSNVYMNSNLRSRYNQEAVYKGFMDNFGTNSKIHNVWVEHFECGFWVGDYAHTPAMIATGLVIENSRIRNNLADGVNFAQGTSHSTVRNSSLRNNGDDALAIWTSNVNGAPAGVNNTFSHNTIENNWRAGGIGIFGGSGHKATHNLIIDAVGGSGIRMNTVFPGYHFQNNTGIEFSDTTIINSGTSKDLYNGERGAIDLEASNDAIRNVTFNNIDIINSQRDAIQLGYPGGFQNIVFNNVTIDGTGLDGVTTSRFSGPHPGAAIFAYTNNGSATFNNLVTRKIAHPDLYYIQNGFKLEIN from the coding sequence ATGAAAAAATATTGGGTATGGTTAAGTATCGTGGCATTGTTGGTAGGGGCCGCTCTGCTCCCCCTCGGTTCATCTGCGGTTCAGGCCGCCGAAGGGGCGAATCTGGCACTGGGAAAAGCCAATGCGGCAAGCGGACATAACGACGTTTATGTTGCTGCAAATGCTTTCGATAATGATCAGAACACCTATTGGGAGAGTACGAACAATGCGTTCCCGCAATGGATTCAAACCGATCTGGGCAGCAAAACGAGCATCGACCGGGTTGTTTTGAAGCTGCCGGCGGGCTGGGAGCCGCGCACGCAGACGTTATCGGTTCAGGGAAGCGATGACGGCGCAAGCTTCTCGTCTATCGTCGATTCCGCCAAGTATACGTTTGATCCGGCGGCCGCCAATACGGTGGAGATTGATTTCGCAGCCGTGACCACCCGTTACGTCCGAATCCATGTGACGGCCAATACCGGCTGGCCGGCGGCGCAATTTTCCGAAGTGGAGGTATACGGGAGCGAGAACGGGGGCGGCGATCCCGATCCCGGCTCCGATCCTGGTGAAGAGCCCGGCGACGGGACGAATCTGGCGGCCGGCAAACCGATTGAGGCCTCCTCTGCCACCTTTAATTATGTGGCCGCCAATGCCAATGATGACAACATAAACACGTATTGGGAAGGAAACGGCCATCCAAGCACATTAACCGTAGACTTGGGAGCCAACGCCAACCTTTCCTCGGTAGTGATCAAACTGAATCCGTCGAGCATATGGGGAACGCGCGCGCAAACGATCCAGGTGCTGGGCCGCGAGCAAGGCTCCCCGACCTTCACGAACCTGGTTTCCGAGGCCAAGTACACCTTTAACCCGGCTACGAAAAACACTGTTAAGATTCCCGTCAGCGGAACGGCGAGCAGCGTACAGCTGCGCTTCACCGCAAACTCCGGAGCCCCTGGCGGACAGGTCGCCGAGTTTCAGGTTTTCGGCGTTCCGGCGGCCAATCCGGATTTGACCGTGACCGATTTGTCCTGGACGCCGAGCAATCCGCGGGAAACGGATGCCGTCACTTTGACCGCAACCGTGAAAAATATCGGCACAGGTCCCTCCCCGGCGACGGATGTCGGCTTCTACCTGAACGGAACGCTGGCCGGCACTTCCCCTGTCAAAGCGCTGGACGCCGGCGCGGTGGCGAAGGTATCGCTGATTGCCGGCGCGAAAACCGCCGCTTCTTATTCGGTCAGCGCCAAGGCCGACCCGCGCAATTCGGTGATTGAGCTGGATGAGACGAACAACGAGTATACGAATCCAACGGCGCTCGTCATTACGCCCGTCGCCAGCTCCGACCTGGTCGGCACGGTCTCCTGGACGCCGAGCACCCCGGCTTCCGGAAATGCGGTATCATTTCACGTGAATCTGAAAAATCAAGGCACTATCGCTACGGCCGATGGCGCTCATGAAGTCACGCTGACGCTTAAAAATGCCGCAGGCGCCACGCTGCAAACGCTAAATGGAGCTTATCAAGGCATTTTGGCGGCCGGCGCGGACGCTGATATCGCGATTCCGGGAACGTGGACGGCAGCGGACGGAAACTACACGATCCAGCTCACCGTGGCCCCGGACAAGAATGAAACCGCGGGGAAACGGGAAAACAACACCAGTTCGGCCAGCCTGGCCGTGTACGCTCAGCGCGGGGCAAGCATGCCGTATTTCCGCTACGACACCGATGAGGCGGTCCGCGGCGGCGGCGCCGTACTGAAGAGCGCTCCGACCTTCGATCAGGCGCTTACCGCGTCCGAGGCTTCCGGTCAAAAATACGTCGCGCTGCCTTCAAGCGGCTCCTATCTGGAATGGAAGGTTAAACCGGGGCAAGGCGGGGACGGCGTGACGATGCGCTTCACGATGCCCGATTCCTCCGACGGCATGGGGCAAAGCGGCTCGCTTGACGTTTACGTCAATGGCGCCAAGGTGAAGGCCGTACCGTTAACCTCCTACTACAGCTGGCAATACTTCTCGAGCGATCAGCCGGGCGATACGCCCGGTGTGGGACGCCCGCTTTTCCGTTTTGACGAAGTGCACTGGAAGCTGGATACGCCGCTTAAGCCGGGCGATACGATCCGCATTCAGAAAGGCAACGACAACATTGAATACGGAGTAGACTTCATCGAAGTTGAGCAGGTTCCCGATCCTATCGCCCGTCCGGCCAATGCGGTTTCCGTCACCGATTACGGCGCTGTGGCGAATGATGGCAAGGATGATCTCAACGCTTTTAAAGCAGCCGTAAATGCGGCGGTGGCGGAAGGCAAAACCCTGTATATTCCGAAGGGCACCTTCCACCTCGGCGGCATGTGGGAAATCGGCTCGGCAAGCAAGATGATCGATGATCTCAAGGTCATGGGCGCGGGGATTTGGCATACGAACCTGCAGTTCACCAATCCCGATCGGGCGTCCGGCGGCATCTCGCTCCGCATTTCGGGCCAGCTTGACTTCAGCAATGTATACATGAACTCGAATTTGCGGTCGCGGTACAACCAAGAAGCCGTTTATAAAGGGTTCATGGACAATTTCGGCACCAACTCGAAGATCCACAACGTGTGGGTGGAGCATTTTGAATGCGGATTTTGGGTCGGGGACTACGCCCATACGCCGGCGATGATCGCAACGGGGCTGGTCATCGAAAACAGCCGCATCCGCAACAACCTTGCCGATGGGGTCAATTTCGCCCAGGGCACCAGCCATTCGACGGTACGCAACAGCAGCCTGCGCAATAACGGCGACGACGCGTTGGCAATCTGGACTAGTAACGTAAACGGCGCTCCCGCCGGTGTAAATAATACGTTCTCGCACAATACGATCGAAAACAACTGGCGCGCCGGGGGCATCGGCATTTTTGGCGGCAGCGGACACAAGGCTACCCATAACCTGATCATCGACGCCGTCGGCGGTTCCGGCATCCGCATGAACACCGTGTTCCCGGGCTATCATTTCCAAAACAACACCGGCATTGAGTTCTCGGATACCACGATCATCAACAGCGGGACTAGCAAAGACCTATATAACGGGGAACGCGGGGCGATCGATCTGGAAGCCTCGAACGACGCTATCCGGAACGTCACGTTTAACAACATCGACATTATCAACAGTCAACGTGACGCCATTCAGCTCGGGTACCCCGGCGGCTTCCAAAACATCGTGTTCAACAACGTTACGATCGACGGCACCGGCTTGGACGGGGTAACCACCTCGCGCTTCTCGGGACCGCATCCGGGAGCGGCGATCTTTGCCTACACCAACAACGGTTCCGCCACATTCAACAACCTGGTTACCCGCAAGATTGCCCATCCTGATCTGTATTACATTCAGAACGGGTTTAAATTGGAGATCAATTAA
- a CDS encoding anthrax toxin lethal factor-related metalloendopeptidase — protein sequence MKRIVYLAFAFIFAMNLAAIPAYADDSQSLVNDIVVLPKDDFNKSDAGKMISRLSEIPASLLEGLKDNGVKIKLVNGKITDEPELAQYKGITPRGWEKTGLTWDDVPGVSMNVVIVRIGYSNKGKGHNGQNLELHETFHAIDRVVLNNISSSLEFTEIWKKEANNDYSGDGYLSAYSNEYFAETSTLYFYSEETKKHLKEHMPLTYEFLDKLYANWK from the coding sequence ATGAAACGAATCGTTTATTTGGCGTTTGCATTTATTTTTGCTATGAATCTAGCGGCAATTCCGGCTTATGCGGATGATAGCCAAAGTTTGGTGAATGATATCGTCGTGCTCCCCAAGGACGACTTCAACAAAAGCGACGCAGGCAAAATGATAAGCCGGCTCTCCGAAATTCCGGCTTCTCTTCTGGAAGGCTTAAAGGACAACGGCGTCAAAATCAAACTGGTCAACGGCAAAATTACGGATGAACCGGAGCTCGCCCAGTACAAGGGCATTACTCCGAGAGGCTGGGAGAAGACCGGGCTGACCTGGGACGATGTGCCGGGCGTCAGCATGAACGTGGTGATCGTAAGAATCGGGTACAGCAACAAGGGGAAGGGCCATAACGGACAAAACCTGGAGCTTCATGAAACTTTCCATGCGATTGACCGGGTTGTGCTGAATAACATCAGCTCTTCGCTCGAATTTACTGAAATTTGGAAAAAGGAAGCCAACAACGATTACAGCGGTGACGGTTATCTCTCGGCGTATTCGAACGAGTATTTTGCGGAAACGTCAACTTTGTATTTTTACAGCGAGGAAACGAAGAAACATCTGAAAGAGCATATGCCTTTGACTTATGAGTTTTTGGACAAGCTGTACGCAAACTGGAAATAG